The Candidatus Rokuibacteriota bacterium genome has a window encoding:
- a CDS encoding DUF4390 domain-containing protein, translated as MFLHPRCLLRLGLLLVVAGAALVAPGAAEAEIRISNLSVFLNDYDVTVQVVLLSAVPPALHESLHSGVATHVRFNVELWQYSRFWVERRIQTRAVERQLTYNVLTKEYKVASVAGEQREPYLTKNLREAQRVLSDLRVARLAPASALDAQELYYVRVRADVSLGGVNSWVARMAGDAAETPWVQSSLLTVSRSQ; from the coding sequence GTGTTTCTGCACCCTCGATGCCTGTTACGGCTCGGCCTCCTGCTCGTCGTGGCGGGGGCGGCGCTGGTCGCGCCCGGGGCCGCCGAGGCCGAGATCAGGATCAGCAACCTGTCGGTCTTCCTGAACGATTACGACGTCACCGTCCAGGTCGTGCTGCTCAGCGCCGTCCCGCCGGCCTTGCACGAGAGCCTGCACAGCGGCGTGGCCACCCACGTGCGCTTCAACGTGGAGCTCTGGCAGTACAGCCGGTTCTGGGTGGAGCGCCGGATCCAGACGCGCGCCGTGGAGCGGCAGCTCACCTACAACGTGTTGACCAAGGAGTACAAGGTCGCCTCCGTGGCCGGGGAGCAGCGGGAGCCGTACCTCACCAAGAACCTGCGTGAGGCGCAACGGGTGCTGTCCGATCTGAGGGTGGCGCGGCTGGCGCCGGCCTCCGCCCTCGACGCCCAGGAGCTCTACTACGTGCGCGTGCGGGCGGATGTCTCGCTCGGCGGGGTGAACTCCTGGGTGGCGCGCATGGCCGGGGACGCCGCCGAGACGCCGTGGGTGCAGTCGAGCCTGCTGACGGTGAGCCGGAGCCAGTGA
- a CDS encoding PAS domain-containing protein, whose protein sequence is MPLLQGRPGEQGKRKRNLLIISGILVLLVVGTVFEVGIRTPQIPLASNLLVLALLNLNLVVFLLLLVLLFRNLVKLSFERRQKVIGARFKAKLVLAFLSLALTPGILIFIIASNFITTSIEGWFKPQVERPLDQALEVAQAYYQTLEGTALRHARYIARVAEREELLADQRREALAAFLEEQRDRLGLSAITIFDRNGQEQFHAKDPGLSALRARSMHKDKVAQGLSGQEVTTVHELDRGDMIQAVVPVRDSDRRVQGALVVSSHVSQRLENRLRGISQAFQEYKQLKLLKNPIKGIYILLFLLMTLIIVFSATWFGLYLARGITDPIQMLAEGTREVAAGNLAYQVQVRADDEIGTLVDSFNRMTRDLFSSKAKLEEAYLDLQAKHGEMEMRRRYTETVLEAVATGVVSLDPAGRVTTINSAAERMLGIPAREALGQPDSAVFRRPEFGDIAALIKRMARLKEGTVEREVHLRRDGQAITLLSSATALRGPDGTDMGLVLVFDDLTELLKAQRLAAWREVAQRIAHEIKNPLTPIQLSAQRLRRRLAGDGSLEEKRLLEEATATIIQEVDGLKQLVDEFSRFARMPALSLRPTDLARLLDGVIVLYRESHPALTITSAFSPDLPQIEVDPNQIKRAVLNLVDNAVEAVGQSGEVTVETVWLPEARRARIVVADTGPGIAQEDRERLFLPYFSTKATGMGLGLPIVHQIVTDHGGTIWLEDNLPQGSRFVLELPAGRLAPAAVEA, encoded by the coding sequence ATGCCACTGCTCCAGGGCCGGCCGGGCGAGCAGGGCAAGCGCAAGCGCAACCTGCTGATCATCAGCGGGATCCTCGTCCTGCTGGTGGTCGGCACCGTGTTCGAGGTGGGGATCCGGACTCCGCAGATCCCGCTCGCCTCCAACCTCCTGGTGCTGGCGCTGCTCAACCTGAACCTGGTCGTCTTCCTGCTGCTGCTGGTCCTCCTGTTCCGCAACCTGGTGAAGCTCTCGTTCGAGCGCCGCCAGAAGGTCATCGGCGCGCGCTTCAAGGCCAAGCTCGTGCTGGCCTTCCTCTCCCTCGCGCTGACCCCAGGCATCCTGATCTTCATCATCGCGTCCAACTTCATCACGACCTCCATCGAGGGGTGGTTCAAGCCCCAGGTCGAGCGGCCGCTGGACCAGGCCCTGGAGGTGGCGCAGGCGTACTACCAGACGCTCGAGGGCACGGCGCTCAGGCACGCCCGTTACATCGCGCGCGTGGCGGAGCGGGAGGAGCTCCTGGCCGACCAGCGGCGCGAGGCGCTCGCCGCCTTCCTCGAGGAGCAGCGGGACCGACTCGGGCTGTCGGCCATCACGATCTTCGACCGGAACGGGCAGGAGCAGTTCCACGCCAAGGATCCTGGGCTCTCCGCCCTCCGGGCCCGCTCCATGCACAAGGACAAGGTCGCGCAGGGGCTCAGCGGGCAGGAGGTGACCACGGTCCACGAGCTGGACCGGGGCGACATGATCCAGGCCGTGGTCCCGGTGCGCGACTCGGACCGCCGGGTGCAGGGCGCCCTGGTGGTGTCCAGCCACGTGAGCCAGCGGCTCGAGAACCGCCTGCGGGGCATCAGCCAGGCCTTCCAGGAATACAAGCAGCTCAAGCTGCTCAAGAACCCCATCAAGGGCATCTACATCCTGCTGTTCCTGCTCATGACGCTCATCATCGTGTTCTCGGCCACCTGGTTCGGTCTCTATCTCGCCCGGGGCATCACGGACCCGATCCAGATGCTGGCGGAGGGCACACGCGAGGTCGCCGCCGGCAACCTCGCCTACCAGGTGCAGGTGCGCGCCGACGACGAGATCGGGACCCTCGTGGACTCCTTCAACCGGATGACGCGGGATCTCTTCTCCTCCAAGGCCAAGCTGGAGGAGGCTTACCTGGACCTGCAGGCCAAGCACGGCGAGATGGAGATGCGCCGCCGCTACACCGAGACCGTCCTGGAAGCCGTCGCCACCGGGGTCGTCTCCCTGGATCCCGCGGGACGCGTGACCACCATCAACAGCGCCGCCGAGCGGATGCTTGGCATCCCCGCACGCGAGGCGCTCGGGCAGCCCGACTCCGCCGTCTTCCGCCGGCCCGAGTTCGGGGACATCGCGGCCCTGATCAAGCGCATGGCGCGGCTCAAGGAGGGGACGGTCGAGCGCGAGGTGCATCTCCGGCGCGACGGCCAGGCCATCACGCTCCTGTCCTCGGCCACCGCCCTCCGGGGTCCAGACGGGACCGACATGGGGTTGGTGCTGGTGTTCGACGATCTGACCGAGCTCCTGAAGGCCCAGCGGCTCGCCGCGTGGCGGGAGGTCGCCCAGCGCATCGCTCACGAGATCAAGAACCCGCTCACGCCGATCCAGCTGTCCGCCCAGCGCCTGAGGCGCCGGCTCGCCGGAGACGGGAGCCTCGAGGAGAAGCGGCTGCTGGAGGAGGCCACGGCCACGATCATCCAGGAGGTGGACGGGCTCAAGCAGCTGGTGGACGAGTTCTCCCGCTTTGCGCGCATGCCCGCCCTGTCGCTCCGGCCCACGGACCTGGCCCGGCTCCTCGATGGGGTGATCGTCCTGTACCGCGAGTCGCATCCGGCCCTCACCATCACGTCGGCGTTCTCCCCCGACCTGCCGCAGATCGAGGTGGATCCCAACCAGATCAAGCGTGCCGTCCTGAACCTGGTGGACAATGCCGTGGAGGCTGTGGGCCAGTCCGGCGAGGTGACCGTCGAGACCGTCTGGCTCCCCGAGGCGCGGCGGGCGCGCATCGTCGTCGCCGACACGGGACCAGGCATCGCCCAGGAGGACCGCGAGCGGCTCTTCCTGCCGTACTTCTCCACGAAAGCCACGGGCATGGGGCTCGGGCTCCCCATCGTCCACCAGATCGTGACCGACCACGGCGGCACCATCTGGCTCGAGGACAACCTGCCGCAGGGCAGCCGTTTCGTCCTCGAGCTGCCGGCGGGCCGGCTCGCGCCCGCCGCGGTCGAGGCCTGA
- the dnaJ gene encoding molecular chaperone DnaJ has translation MAAKNFYAVLGVPRQADDAELKKAYRKLARMYHPDKNPGDKVSEERFKEINEAYAVLSDPDKRAQYDRFGTVSGPASQGGPGDMGFGSIFEDLFEGFFGQQERGRRTRARRGDHLRYDLEVSLEEAAEGLETKLQIPRHETCETCRGSGQQAGTSPEVCGSCRGQGQVRFSQGFLTVARPCPQCGGEGRINRAPCRDCHGQGRQRKERLLKITIPAGVEDGNQLRLSGEGESGLFGGPAGDLFVVLHVKPHEIFVRHGADLLCELPLGFPQAALGDQVEVPVLGGKATLTVPPGTQPGQQLRLKGKGMPHLRGRGRGDTVYQVVIEVPTRLTARQRELLEEFKQVSKDESGPLLSSFVERMKGLFGS, from the coding sequence GTGGCCGCCAAGAACTTCTACGCCGTCCTCGGCGTGCCCAGGCAGGCCGACGATGCCGAGCTGAAGAAGGCCTACCGCAAGCTCGCCCGGATGTACCACCCCGACAAGAATCCCGGGGACAAGGTGTCCGAGGAGCGTTTCAAGGAGATCAACGAGGCCTACGCGGTCCTGTCGGATCCGGACAAGCGCGCCCAGTACGATCGCTTCGGCACCGTGTCCGGCCCCGCCAGCCAGGGCGGCCCCGGCGACATGGGCTTCGGCAGCATCTTCGAGGATCTCTTCGAGGGCTTCTTCGGCCAGCAGGAGCGGGGGCGCCGCACCCGCGCGCGCCGCGGGGACCACCTCCGCTACGACCTCGAGGTCTCGCTGGAGGAGGCCGCCGAGGGGCTCGAGACCAAGCTGCAGATCCCCCGCCACGAGACCTGTGAGACGTGCCGGGGTTCGGGGCAGCAGGCGGGCACCTCGCCGGAGGTGTGTGGGAGCTGCCGGGGCCAGGGGCAGGTGCGCTTCTCCCAGGGCTTCCTCACGGTGGCGCGCCCGTGCCCGCAATGCGGCGGGGAGGGGCGCATCAACCGGGCCCCGTGCCGTGACTGCCACGGTCAGGGCCGGCAGCGGAAGGAGCGGCTGCTCAAGATCACCATTCCCGCCGGCGTCGAGGACGGCAACCAGCTGCGCCTGTCGGGCGAGGGCGAGAGCGGGCTCTTCGGCGGCCCGGCCGGCGACCTGTTCGTGGTGCTCCACGTGAAACCCCACGAGATCTTCGTCCGGCACGGCGCGGATCTCCTCTGCGAGCTCCCCCTCGGCTTCCCGCAGGCGGCCCTCGGCGACCAGGTCGAGGTTCCGGTGCTCGGCGGAAAGGCCACGCTCACGGTGCCTCCGGGCACGCAGCCTGGCCAGCAGCTCCGCCTCAAGGGCAAGGGCATGCCGCACCTCAGGGGGCGCGGGCGCGGCGATACCGTGTACCAGGTGGTCATCGAGGTCCCGACGCGTCTCACCGCGCGACAGCGGGAGCTCCTCGAGGAATTCAAGCAGGTCTCGAAGGACGAGTCCGGACCGCTTCTGTCCTCGTTCGTCGAGCGGATGAAGGGGCTCTTCGGCTCCTGA
- a CDS encoding UDP-3-O-acyl-N-acetylglucosamine deacetylase — protein MDSQRTIRRKISVEGVGLHTGEPVRLTLSPAASDTGILFRAADGTLIPANTEHVVNSHFATTLGAFGVRVRTVEHLMAAAHGLGIDNLLVDVNGDELPALDGSASGFVEMLEQAGRVSLAVPRQTLSIDTGIRVE, from the coding sequence ATGGATTCCCAGCGAACGATCCGGAGGAAGATCAGCGTAGAAGGCGTCGGGCTCCACACGGGCGAGCCGGTCCGGCTCACCCTCTCCCCCGCCGCATCCGACACCGGCATCCTCTTCCGCGCCGCGGACGGCACGCTGATTCCCGCGAACACCGAGCATGTGGTCAACTCCCACTTCGCCACGACCCTCGGCGCCTTCGGCGTGAGAGTGCGGACCGTGGAGCACCTGATGGCGGCCGCGCACGGTCTGGGCATCGACAATCTGCTGGTTGACGTGAACGGCGACGAGCTGCCCGCCCTGGACGGCAGCGCCAGCGGCTTCGTGGAGATGCTCGAGCAGGCCGGGCGGGTGTCGCTGGCCGTACCGCGCCAGACTCTCTCCATCGACACGGGTATCCGCGTCGAGTAG
- a CDS encoding UDP-3-O-acyl-N-acetylglucosamine deacetylase: protein MVPSETFRISYTLDHDHPVIGLQVASVEITEAAFVDELAPARTYGFLRDVGAMRRNGLARGGSLDNAVVVGKRSVLNDSLRFPDEFVRHKILDLVGDLFLLGRALVGHVVARNAGHALNYRLLVAIQEATAAGRRRARRRTATALAPDAAPATLERAHPAIPGLASL, encoded by the coding sequence GTGGTGCCCTCGGAGACCTTCCGCATCAGCTACACGCTCGACCACGACCATCCGGTCATCGGGCTCCAGGTCGCGTCCGTGGAGATCACCGAGGCCGCCTTCGTGGACGAGCTGGCGCCGGCCCGCACCTACGGGTTCCTGCGGGACGTGGGGGCGATGCGGCGGAACGGTCTGGCCCGCGGCGGCTCCCTCGACAACGCCGTCGTGGTGGGGAAGCGCTCGGTGCTCAACGACAGCCTCCGCTTCCCGGACGAGTTCGTCCGCCACAAGATCCTGGACCTCGTGGGCGACCTCTTCCTCCTGGGCCGCGCGCTCGTGGGGCACGTGGTCGCGCGCAACGCCGGGCACGCGCTCAACTACCGGCTGCTCGTGGCGATCCAGGAGGCGACGGCCGCCGGGCGCCGCCGGGCCCGCCGGCGGACCGCGACGGCGCTCGCCCCGGACGCGGCGCCGGCCACCCTCGAGCGCGCCCACCCCGCGATCCCCGGGCTCGCGTCCCTGTAG
- a CDS encoding nucleotide exchange factor GrpE, with product MSEHDTKPDDTVVPPDSPDGAAPDPGSELRQLREALEAKTRQAEANWERYVRTVAEYDNARKRAARDREEYIRTANETLLRELLPVLDNFDRALQAARGDAGAAAVTAGVELIQRELLRVLEKVGVTPFVSLGAVFDPERHEAIARVPASGEPEMTVVGETARGYLLHGRVLRPAMVTVAMTPEPDPPSGDSS from the coding sequence ATGAGCGAACACGACACGAAGCCCGACGACACGGTCGTTCCACCCGATTCCCCCGACGGGGCGGCGCCCGACCCCGGGAGCGAGCTCCGCCAGCTCCGCGAGGCGCTCGAGGCCAAGACACGGCAGGCCGAGGCCAACTGGGAGCGCTACGTCCGCACGGTGGCCGAGTACGACAACGCGCGCAAGCGCGCCGCCCGCGACCGCGAGGAGTACATCCGCACCGCCAACGAGACGCTCCTGCGCGAGCTCCTGCCCGTCCTCGACAACTTCGACCGGGCGCTCCAGGCCGCGCGAGGCGATGCCGGCGCCGCCGCGGTCACCGCGGGCGTCGAGCTGATCCAGCGGGAGTTGCTGCGCGTGCTGGAGAAGGTCGGCGTCACGCCCTTCGTATCTCTGGGAGCTGTCTTCGATCCCGAGCGCCACGAAGCCATCGCCCGCGTCCCGGCCTCGGGCGAGCCGGAGATGACCGTGGTCGGCGAGACGGCGCGGGGCTACCTGCTGCACGGCCGCGTGCTGCGCCCGGCCATGGTGACGGTCGCCATGACGCCCGAGCCCGACCCTCCGTCCGGCGACTCCTCGTAA
- the hrcA gene encoding heat-inducible transcription repressor HrcA — MLDPSLNERHRQVLLAVIAEYVESAEPVGSRSVARRHMRGLSPATIRNVMADLEEMGYLSHPHTSAGRVPTDKAYRFYVDALHRVPWVGAGATPVRQESPPGPPSGAEQLMAETPAQLSVGTHMTGILLAPPLKQTALDRIEVVRLGDGRALAVVVTDTGWVTTQAITVDTPLVPDELREIGRTLTRRYRGKTFQEIVDDLAAPADPLDPLWTRGRPILDQIVSLLRARTLYVSGAINILDHPDLSDVATMRGLLRAFEEKARLIDLLSRMAQERGIQVVIGEENPVEGMRECSLITSTYTYRDHVLGVLGVVGPRRMPYSDVISLVDETARLVSSSLSRVRRELYLPL; from the coding sequence ATGCTGGATCCCAGCCTGAACGAGCGCCACCGCCAAGTTCTCCTGGCCGTGATCGCAGAGTACGTGGAGAGCGCCGAACCCGTGGGCTCCCGCTCCGTCGCGCGGCGGCACATGCGCGGCCTGTCCCCGGCCACGATCCGCAACGTCATGGCGGACCTGGAGGAGATGGGGTACCTCAGCCATCCGCACACCTCGGCGGGCCGGGTCCCCACCGACAAGGCCTACCGCTTCTACGTGGACGCGCTGCACCGCGTGCCCTGGGTGGGCGCCGGGGCGACCCCCGTCCGCCAGGAGTCGCCCCCGGGGCCGCCCAGCGGCGCCGAGCAGCTCATGGCCGAGACCCCCGCCCAGCTGTCCGTGGGGACGCACATGACGGGGATCCTGCTGGCCCCTCCACTCAAGCAGACGGCGCTGGACCGTATCGAGGTCGTGCGGCTGGGCGACGGCCGCGCCCTGGCGGTTGTCGTGACGGACACCGGCTGGGTCACGACCCAGGCGATCACGGTGGACACCCCGCTGGTGCCTGACGAGCTCCGCGAGATCGGCCGCACCCTGACGCGCCGCTACCGCGGGAAGACCTTCCAGGAGATCGTCGACGACCTGGCGGCGCCCGCCGACCCCCTGGATCCCCTGTGGACGCGCGGCCGGCCGATCCTCGACCAGATCGTCTCGCTCCTCCGCGCCCGGACGCTCTACGTCAGCGGCGCCATCAACATCCTGGACCACCCGGATCTCTCGGATGTGGCCACCATGCGGGGCCTGCTGCGCGCCTTCGAGGAGAAGGCGCGCCTGATCGACCTCCTTTCCCGCATGGCGCAGGAGCGCGGGATCCAGGTGGTCATCGGCGAGGAGAACCCCGTGGAAGGGATGCGGGAGTGCAGCCTTATCACCTCCACGTACACATACCGCGACCACGTCCTCGGCGTGCTGGGGGTGGTGGGGCCGCGCCGCATGCCCTATTCGGACGTCATCTCGCTGGTGGACGAGACGGCGCGGCTCGTGTCGAGCTCGCTGTCCCGCGTGCGCCGCGAGCTTTATCTCCCCCTCTGA
- a CDS encoding 50S ribosomal protein L11 methyltransferase produces MGFWALRIPAAPETAEGLTNFLWEQGALGVVEEEAAGESPRLRAFFPESTSAPALVAAVGDYQESLAALGLLPAPAPVEIERLLEEAWASAWQQAFPPRAVGERLIVVPPWEVSSNALAPRLPVVIQPGRAFGTGQHGSTEGCLVLLEKAIGGRRPGVVLDIGTGTGILAVAAARLGAPGVCAIDVDPDAVGAARENAQRNGCAGKIQVALGGPESLRRTAAFDLVLANLLTRAHLTLAPHYARLLATGGALVLGGMLAGEEPEVAGALSPNGLVLDASIEIDGWVSLLLHREP; encoded by the coding sequence ATGGGATTCTGGGCGCTCCGGATCCCGGCGGCGCCGGAGACCGCCGAGGGGCTCACCAACTTCCTCTGGGAGCAGGGCGCGCTGGGAGTGGTGGAGGAGGAGGCGGCGGGCGAGTCCCCGCGCCTCCGAGCCTTCTTCCCCGAGTCCACCTCCGCCCCCGCGCTCGTGGCGGCCGTGGGCGACTACCAGGAGTCGCTGGCCGCCCTCGGCCTGCTGCCAGCGCCCGCGCCCGTCGAGATCGAGCGGCTCCTCGAGGAGGCCTGGGCCAGCGCCTGGCAGCAGGCCTTCCCGCCGCGCGCGGTGGGCGAGCGCCTCATCGTCGTGCCGCCGTGGGAGGTCTCGTCCAACGCGCTGGCGCCGCGGCTGCCCGTGGTCATCCAGCCAGGGCGAGCTTTCGGGACGGGCCAGCATGGCAGCACGGAAGGCTGCCTCGTCCTCCTGGAGAAGGCGATCGGGGGTCGGCGGCCCGGGGTCGTGCTGGACATCGGCACGGGCACGGGGATCCTCGCCGTGGCGGCGGCGAGGCTCGGCGCCCCCGGGGTCTGTGCCATCGACGTGGACCCCGACGCCGTCGGCGCCGCGCGCGAGAACGCGCAGCGGAACGGTTGTGCCGGGAAGATCCAGGTCGCCCTCGGCGGCCCCGAGTCCCTGCGGAGGACGGCCGCCTTCGACCTCGTGCTCGCCAATCTCCTGACCCGGGCCCATCTCACGCTGGCCCCTCACTACGCGCGCCTCCTGGCCACCGGGGGCGCGCTCGTCCTGGGGGGGATGCTCGCGGGGGAGGAGCCGGAGGTTGCCGGCGCTCTCTCCCCGAACGGGCTCGTCCTGGACGCCTCGATCGAGATCGACGGCTGGGTCTCGCTGCTCCTGCACCGGGAGCCCTGA
- the hemW gene encoding radical SAM family heme chaperone HemW, whose protein sequence is MAALAPAGELAPVRSSAPATLWTPRGTALGVYVHVPFCASRCGYCSFNTAPYREAAVPRYLAALGREIDLAGAAPWSVSAAVSTVFFGGGTPSLLTPSELGAILERLRTRFRVVPDAEITVECNPDSASRERLSGYRDSGVNRISLGVQSLDDQVLAALDRAHSAAQARAAFDAARRAGFDNVSADLIYGLPGLDAATWERTVRSLLDWGPEHLSAYALTLDEGSRWHAAGSIGLPAEESVAEQYRELARLAAAAGFEHYEISNYARAGRRSAHNQIYWRGQEYLALGPGACGFLGDTRYGNVKATERYCATLEAGALPVASQETLTARLRLAERLILGLRLGDGIPEAWLAERVALEPGRLPTLLETWRERGLLVSAHGRLRLSEAGFLLSDALFVELL, encoded by the coding sequence TTGGCTGCGCTGGCGCCGGCTGGGGAACTGGCTCCCGTAAGGAGCTCTGCGCCTGCCACGCTGTGGACCCCGCGGGGCACGGCGCTCGGCGTCTACGTCCACGTCCCCTTCTGCGCCAGCCGCTGCGGCTACTGCTCCTTCAATACCGCCCCGTACCGGGAGGCGGCGGTGCCGCGGTATCTCGCGGCGCTCGGCCGCGAGATCGACCTGGCGGGGGCGGCCCCCTGGAGCGTCTCCGCGGCGGTCTCCACGGTCTTCTTCGGCGGCGGCACCCCCTCGCTCCTGACTCCCTCGGAGCTCGGCGCGATCCTGGAGCGTCTCCGCACGCGCTTCCGGGTGGTCCCCGACGCCGAGATCACGGTCGAGTGCAATCCGGACAGCGCGTCGCGGGAGCGGCTGTCCGGCTACCGCGACTCGGGCGTGAACCGCATCAGCCTGGGAGTCCAGAGCCTGGACGACCAGGTGCTCGCCGCGCTGGACCGCGCCCACTCGGCCGCGCAGGCCCGCGCCGCCTTCGACGCCGCGCGCCGGGCCGGCTTCGACAACGTCAGCGCCGACCTGATCTACGGGCTCCCCGGGCTCGACGCGGCCACGTGGGAGCGGACCGTCCGGAGTCTCCTCGACTGGGGGCCCGAGCACCTCTCGGCCTACGCGCTCACGCTGGACGAGGGCAGCCGCTGGCACGCGGCGGGGAGCATCGGCCTCCCGGCCGAGGAGAGCGTGGCCGAGCAGTACCGGGAGCTCGCGCGCCTGGCGGCGGCGGCCGGCTTCGAGCACTACGAGATCTCCAATTACGCCCGCGCCGGACGGCGCTCCGCGCACAATCAGATCTACTGGCGCGGCCAGGAGTACCTCGCGCTGGGCCCGGGGGCCTGCGGCTTCCTGGGCGACACCCGCTACGGCAACGTCAAGGCCACCGAGCGCTACTGCGCCACGCTCGAGGCCGGGGCGCTCCCCGTGGCGAGCCAGGAGACGCTCACCGCGCGCCTGCGCCTCGCCGAGCGGCTCATCCTGGGGCTCAGGCTCGGCGACGGCATCCCCGAGGCCTGGCTGGCAGAGCGGGTGGCCCTCGAGCCGGGGCGCCTCCCCACGCTGCTCGAGACCTGGCGGGAGCGGGGGCTCCTCGTGAGCGCCCACGGGCGCCTGCGCCTCAGCGAGGCCGGCTTCCTGCTTTCCGACGCGCTGTTCGTGGAGCTGCTGTAG
- a CDS encoding 16S rRNA (uracil(1498)-N(3))-methyltransferase produces the protein MPSFYLRAEAVSGPRVTFDAQETRHLARVLRLAPGDVVQAVDGQGQELTVRLTRVDARSAEGLILGREGRQRESPLHLTLVQGLPKGAKLETIIRMATELGVSRVVPVVTERTVVRTDAVRRAGRLDRWQRVAREAAKQCGRTVIPEVAAARPLAEWLHEGRPDGLLLCLWEEEHALLADRLPPPPVSVATLVVGPEGGLAAGEVDALGAAGAVTASLGGRVLRTETAGPVGLALLQARYGDLGGASSAGPEARPSAGG, from the coding sequence GTGCCGAGCTTCTATCTCCGCGCCGAGGCGGTGAGCGGTCCGCGCGTCACCTTCGACGCGCAGGAGACCCGCCACCTCGCCCGCGTGCTCCGTCTCGCACCGGGCGACGTGGTGCAAGCCGTGGACGGGCAGGGACAGGAGCTCACCGTGAGGCTCACGCGCGTGGACGCGCGGTCGGCGGAGGGCCTGATCCTGGGCCGCGAGGGGCGCCAGCGGGAGTCGCCGCTCCACCTCACGCTCGTGCAGGGGCTCCCCAAGGGGGCCAAGCTGGAGACGATCATCCGCATGGCCACGGAGCTGGGCGTCAGCCGTGTGGTGCCGGTGGTCACCGAGCGCACCGTGGTGCGGACGGATGCGGTGCGCCGCGCTGGACGCCTCGACCGCTGGCAGCGCGTGGCCCGCGAGGCGGCCAAGCAATGCGGGCGCACGGTGATCCCGGAGGTCGCCGCCGCGCGCCCGCTGGCGGAGTGGCTCCACGAAGGGCGCCCGGACGGGCTCTTGCTCTGCCTCTGGGAGGAGGAGCACGCCCTGCTGGCGGACCGGCTCCCGCCCCCGCCGGTCTCCGTCGCCACGCTCGTCGTGGGACCCGAGGGCGGGCTCGCCGCGGGCGAGGTCGACGCACTCGGGGCGGCCGGCGCCGTCACGGCGAGCCTGGGCGGGCGGGTGCTCAGGACCGAGACGGCGGGGCCCGTGGGGCTGGCGCTGCTGCAGGCGCGCTACGGTGACCTCGGTGGCGCTTCCTCGGCGGGCCCGGAGGCTCGTCCCTCAGCGGGCGGCTGA